The following coding sequences lie in one Eremothecium sinecaudum strain ATCC 58844 chromosome IV, complete sequence genomic window:
- the SPT23 gene encoding Spt23p (Syntenic homolog of Ashbya gossypii ACR165W; Syntenic homolog of Saccharomyces cerevisiae YKL020C (SPT23) and YIR033W (MGA2)) gives MGVFGNVQEGSRNFEMENEVINTEMLNDFIFYTLNSEVSSSSRASSSYNADFTPGQPGNDKVDENEMQASDEELFNAFINTDAISQNNVRDGFLREKKHGVSKQDLFGDNVVGEQNSYLDGEPMLRTRNSQNSLQAAVTNRPSLPLNGSSQDLSYYEKCEKLLNQQFMFGRTEPLLTAYLNPAEFLSVDAAQLPYKLTVSDMPARSRVETQIKLQLTVSPPPPQYLVHLPSDCITKQKLYLSGDANSLPKEIKKDLLFLEAFLICTSNNRATHVCTRCVKREQRRAARRKSGLSDNLIWCNNQNRRAVVFNSKQVFLIKQEDCTPASKSFSLSTRIVCYCRHHKEPEGFKLLFILRDAKGEILGKDVTSPIMIMDKKSTKCGSRDGLKEGESNSATDLSSLANKTAGESSTAPTSDLSGAESSNQAKTNLLQSDVILMNGGNMMFSPNSIADDSSEAAPVNDYVSQSTHPSQQAHHLPLATSSAAAQRVNGYKRKRVWPDVAFPISENPSPPRVPSDRSFSSVSQVPSTTHLDHLPQLQQNSAIASLFTPKLDRPFIQRVIPNQGPVKGGIEVTLLGSNFSPDDIVKFGENRALSTQCWCSTTIVTYLPPAATVGKVLVNVFAADDTEQDMVDAVAKSTSFFTYVDDTDRQLIELALQIVGLKMNGKLEDARNIAKRIVGSDSSPKDSSGNITPGSMSGQQQYGNQLYYSDEALLIKVIKLLNPGSNLSMCTPEGHTMLHLASLKGYYQLVGILVKKGARIEAEDRFGLTPLHFACTNGDIKTIELLIQCKASITAKAYNGLTPKDMFVTNHATDDKRYKLYFDDIIALLSGVEKGSGNNSDVLDGRRLLNSSSNWNSQDDVSITSTDDEYHQHGSEHVYESMPESSEVESSNYEEDGDESLLHNDENFDDNDFNQEHTSTGHMAGRGVPVVSYSTDNGTPKVRPLKQVENVEQAMQRPAGGQEGSLWNRMMNAFNDTPPKYEDLFPSSDKHDADSKLKATESVDSMVTTVSPAAPVSAEDSQSSSEDEDEALQARLNRFFQQRKNFQNDKMLLLFWLPLMIFLVASFIIARFGQEGNSVRHISKQATEYVMMGLMKFMVGNQRMKTLFKESFNNFQCRKVLKEVAAI, from the coding sequence ATGGGAGTTTTTGGTAACGTCCAAGAAGGATCCAGGAACTTTGAAATGGAGAATGAAGTGATAAATACGGAGATGCTCAACGATTTTATTTTCTATACGTTGAACTCAGAAGTTAGTAGCAGCAGCCGAGCTAGCAGCAGTTATAATGCGGATTTTACGCCAGGGCAACCAGGAAATGATAAAGTAGATGAGAATGAAATGCAGGCTAGCGATGAAGAGTTGTTTAATGCTTTTATTAACACAGATGCTATTTCACAAAACAATGTGCGTGATGGGTTTCTACGGGAGAAGAAACATGGAGTTAGTAAGCAGGATTTGTTTGGAGATAACGTTGTTGGTGAACAGAATTCTTATCTAGACGGTGAGCCAATGCTACGAACTCGTAATAGCCAGAATTCGCTGCAAGCAGCAGTTACGAATAGGCCATCTTTACCTTTGAATGGAAGTTCGCAGGATCTCTCATACTACGAAAAATGCGAAAAACTTCTCAATCAACAATTTATGTTTGGAAGGACAGAGCCGTTACTTACAGCCTACCTGAATCCCGCTGAATTTTTGTCTGTGGATGCAGCTCAATTGCCTTACAAATTGACGGTGTCTGATATGCCTGCGCGGTCACGTGTTGAGACTCAGATAAAACTTCAGCTTACAGTCTCCCCCCCACCGCCACAGTATCTTGTGCATTTACCTAGTGATTGTATCACGAAACAGAAATTGTACTTGAGCGGCGATGCCAACTCTCTTCCAAAGGaaatcaagaaagaccTGTTATTTCTTGAAGCGTTCTTGATTTGCACATCTAACAATAGGGCTACCCATGTTTGTACGCGTTGTGTTAAAAGGGAACAAAGGAGGGCTGCGAGAAGAAAGTCGGGTTTAAGTGACAACCTAATATGGTGCAACAATCAGAACCGCAGGGCTGTTGTTTTTAACAGCAAGCAGGTGTTTTTGATTAAACAGGAGGATTGTACGCCAGCTTCgaaatctttttctctttcaACAAGAATCGTTTGCTATTGTAGGCATCACAAGGAACCAGAGGGGTTTAAACTGCTTTTCATTTTACGTGATGCCAAGGGGGAGATCTTGGGTAAAGACGTGACTTCGCCTATTATGATTATGGACAAAAAATCCACTAAATGTGGCAGCAGGGATGGACTAAAGGAGGGGGAATCCAACTCCGCTACTGATCTCTCTTCCTTGGCAAATAAAACAGCTGGTGAAAGCAGCACGGCGCCTACAAGTGACCTCAGTGGCGCCGAAAGTTCCAATCAAGCAAAGACGAACTTACTACAATCCGATGTTATTCTTATGAATGGAGGTAATATGATGTTTTCTCCAAATTCTATTGCTGATGATAGTTCAGAAGCCGCACCTGTTAACGACTATGTTAGTCAATCAACTCATCCTTCACAACAAGCCCATCATTTGCCATTGGCGACATCTTCCGCGGCTGCTCAAAGAGTAAATGGTTATAAAAGAAAGAGAGTCTGGCCAGATGTGGCTTTTCCGATTTCAGAAAACCCATCTCCTCCAAGAGTACCTAGTGATAGGTCCTTTTCAAGTGTGAGCCAGGTTCCTTCTACAACACATTTGGATCATCTGCCTCAGTTGCAGCAAAATTCTGCGATCGCTAGTCTTTTCACTCCCAAGCTAGACAGGCCTTTCATTCAGCGTGTTATTCCAAATCAAGGTCCTGTAAAGGGCGGAATTGAAGTTACTTTGCTAGGGTCGAACTTCAGTCCTGATGATATTGTTAAGTTTGGTGAAAATAGAGCCCTTTCTACCCAATGTTGGTGTAGCACAACAATAGTAACATATTTACCTCCTGCAGCTACGGTAGGTAAAGTATTGGTCAACGTTTTTGCTGCTGATGACACAGAACAGGACATGGTTGATGCTGTGGCTAAGAGTACATCATTTTTTACATACGTGGATGACACTGATAGACAGTTGATTGAACTTGCCTTACAAATTGTTGGTTTGAAAATGAATGGGAAACTAGAGGATGCTAGAAATATTGCTAAACGTATTGTGGGAAGCGACAGTTCTCCAAAAGATTCATCGGGCAATATTACACCAGGCAGTATGAGTGGTCAACAGCAATATGGGAATCAGTTATATTATTCGGACGAGGCATTGTTAATTAAAGTAATTAAGCTATTGAATCCCGGATCGAATCTATCTATGTGTACACCAGAAGGTCATACTATGTTGCACTTGGCCTCTTTGAAGGGTTATTATCAATTAGTTGGTATACTTGTCAAAAAAGGTGCTAGAATTGAAGCCGAAGATCGCTTTGGGCTCACGCCGCTACATTTTGCTTGTACTAATGGAGATATTAAGACTATTGAACTTTTAATTCAGTGCAAAGCCTCGATTACTGCAAAGGCATACAACGGGCTCACCCCTAAGGATATGTTTGTAACCAATCACGCGACGGATGATAAAAGATATAAGCTGTATTTTGATGATATTATTGCCCTGCTTTCGGGCGTTGAGAAGGGTTCTGGAAACAATAGCGATGTTTTAGATGGGAGGAGACTATTgaattccagctccaatTGGAATTCTCAAGATGACGTTTCAATCACATCTACAGACGATGAATACCACCAGCATGGTTCCGAACACGTCTACGAATCCATGCCTGAGAGCTCAGAGGTAGAGTCCAGCAAttatgaagaagatggCGACGAAAGTTTGCTCCATAACGATGAGAACTTTGATGATAATGATTTTAACCAGGAGCATACATCAACTGGTCATATGGCAGGCCGTGGTGTCCCAGTAGTCTCTTATAGTACAGATAACGGAACTCCAAAGGTTCGTCCTCTAAAACAGGTCGAAAACGTCGAGCAGGCCATGCAGCGTCCCGCTGGTGGTCAGGAGGGATCACTGTGGAACAGAATGATGAATGCTTTCAACGATACCCCTCCAAAGTACGAGGATTTGTTTCCGTCATCAGATAAACATGATGCGGATTCGAAATTGAAGGCCACAGAATCTGTAGATAGTATGGTAACAACGGTAAGCCCCGCTGCTCCTGTATCGGCAGAAGACTCCCAATCCTCATCTGAAGACGAGGACGAGGCACTACAGGCTCGCTTGAATAGATTCTTCCAACAGCGCAAAAACTTTCAAAATGACAAAATGCTTCTCTTATTTTGGTTGCCTTTAATGATTTTCCTAGTGGCCTCTTTCATAATTGCCAGGTTTGGTCAAGAAGGAAATAGTGTACGCCATATTTCCAAACAGGCTACTGAATATGTTATGATGGGGCTAATGAAGTTTATGGTGGGTAATCAACGAATGAAGACATTATTTAAAGAATCATTCAACAACTTTCAATGCAGGAAGGTTTTAAAAGAGGTAGCAGCCATATAG